The Desulfobacterales bacterium genome has a segment encoding these proteins:
- a CDS encoding ABC transporter ATP-binding protein, with amino-acid sequence MNTAHRIVRVHDVTKTFRLGKTQLQALKGISLEITVGEYLSIMGPSGSGKSTLFNMIGGLDKPTSGKVFIDEVDIAQLDAYELAWLRCRKIGYIFQTFNLIQVMTALENVTLPMIFSGMSNDAAVEKGIRLLEMVGLGDRFRHKPFELSGGQQQRVAVARALANDPAIILADEPTGNLDLTTGEEIIRLLKHLSQERHVTVISATHDIKMLNVSDRVVWIRDGRVEKIESRHELSISVGEVESR; translated from the coding sequence ATGAACACAGCTCACCGTATTGTTCGCGTCCATGACGTCACCAAAACATTCCGGCTCGGGAAAACACAGCTGCAGGCACTCAAGGGTATATCGCTGGAGATCACCGTGGGTGAATATCTTTCGATCATGGGACCTTCCGGATCGGGGAAAAGCACGTTGTTCAACATGATCGGCGGGCTGGATAAACCGACTTCCGGCAAAGTGTTTATCGATGAGGTCGACATCGCGCAACTGGACGCATATGAGCTGGCATGGCTCCGATGTCGGAAAATCGGCTACATCTTTCAGACATTCAATCTGATTCAGGTCATGACGGCCTTAGAGAATGTGACATTACCCATGATTTTTTCCGGTATGAGCAACGATGCAGCCGTTGAGAAAGGAATCCGTTTGCTGGAGATGGTAGGCCTTGGCGACCGGTTCCGCCATAAACCGTTTGAGCTTTCTGGCGGTCAGCAGCAGCGTGTTGCCGTGGCCCGGGCGCTCGCAAACGATCCGGCCATCATCCTGGCGGATGAACCCACAGGAAATCTGGATTTGACTACCGGAGAGGAAATCATCAGACTTCTCAAGCATCTCAGTCAGGAACGTCATGTGACCGTTATATCCGCCACCCACGATATCAAGATGCTCAATGTGTCGGATCGGGTTGTATGGATCAGGGATGGCCGGGTGGAAAAGATAGAAAGCCGCCATGAGCTGTCCATTTCCGTCGGTGAAGTTGAAAGCAGGTAG
- a CDS encoding peptide transporter encodes MYNDRELDEYRDLLKTPDHFEEGFDWKTVVGSVFIGFLMMPGSMYLQLVIGTGIGPAARWVTIILFAEIAKRSYTELKQQEIFLLYYMAGAALSSPFQGLLWNQYLVQSDAARMLGLVEFIPSWVAPGPESEALIQRTFFHRDWLIPILLLVGSQVIQRVDHFGLGYALYRITSDVEKLPFPMAPVGALGTMALAESTEEKEKSWKWKVFSIGGMIGLVFGGIYVLVPTVSGLIFTEPVRLIPIPWVELTRYTEAVLPAVATGIQLDMGLIFIGMVLPFWAVIGGLVGLIITIIANPILYEHGILKRWHPGMETVDTVFANSFDFYMSFGIGLGLAIAAVGIWYVLRSFRESDSRKRGAFSDLFHPPPGRGDFNFWIAIGIYVASTLAYVGLCVWLVPGFPWVFFLGYGFVYTPILSYVTARMEGIAGQFVSLPLVREASFIAGARFFGYQGIEIWYAPIPIHNYGEATVHFREIELTGTSIRGIIKAEIVVFPVVIVASLLFSQFIWRLAPIPSASYPYAQELWHLQALNTLLMQTSTLEGNSLFFQALNGGYVMIGLCFGTITYFILNFFRLPVLLIYGVVRGLGQSTPHGMILEVIGALAGRYFFLKRYGKMWRQYAPVLLAGFSCGMGLTGMFAMSFALIIKSLSRMAY; translated from the coding sequence ATGTATAATGACAGGGAGCTTGACGAATACAGGGATCTGCTGAAAACTCCGGATCATTTTGAGGAGGGGTTTGACTGGAAAACCGTTGTCGGATCGGTTTTTATCGGGTTTTTGATGATGCCCGGCAGCATGTATCTTCAGCTGGTCATCGGTACGGGAATCGGTCCTGCCGCACGCTGGGTCACCATTATCCTGTTTGCCGAAATTGCCAAGCGTTCGTATACCGAACTCAAACAGCAGGAAATATTTCTTCTGTATTACATGGCCGGTGCCGCCTTGTCCTCTCCTTTTCAGGGGCTTCTGTGGAACCAGTATCTTGTTCAGTCGGATGCAGCCAGAATGCTGGGTCTGGTCGAATTCATTCCTTCCTGGGTGGCGCCCGGTCCGGAATCGGAAGCGTTGATCCAGCGGACTTTTTTTCATCGTGACTGGCTGATTCCGATTTTGTTGCTGGTCGGCTCGCAGGTGATTCAGCGGGTCGATCATTTTGGTCTGGGCTATGCGTTGTATCGAATCACATCCGATGTGGAAAAGCTGCCTTTTCCCATGGCTCCGGTAGGCGCTCTGGGAACCATGGCACTGGCAGAATCCACCGAAGAGAAGGAAAAAAGCTGGAAATGGAAAGTGTTTTCCATCGGAGGAATGATCGGGCTCGTGTTCGGGGGGATCTATGTGCTGGTGCCTACGGTATCCGGTTTGATCTTTACCGAGCCGGTTCGTCTGATTCCGATCCCGTGGGTGGAGCTGACCCGGTATACCGAGGCAGTGCTTCCGGCAGTGGCCACCGGCATTCAGCTGGACATGGGGCTGATATTTATCGGTATGGTGCTGCCTTTCTGGGCAGTGATCGGTGGGCTTGTGGGGCTGATCATCACCATTATCGCCAATCCGATTCTGTACGAACACGGCATTCTCAAACGCTGGCATCCGGGGATGGAAACCGTGGATACCGTGTTCGCCAATAGTTTTGATTTCTACATGAGTTTTGGAATCGGGCTGGGGCTGGCCATTGCCGCTGTAGGGATATGGTATGTGCTCAGATCCTTCCGGGAAAGCGACAGCCGGAAACGGGGCGCATTTTCGGATCTGTTTCATCCCCCGCCCGGGCGGGGGGATTTTAATTTCTGGATCGCCATAGGTATCTACGTCGCATCGACCCTCGCCTATGTGGGGCTGTGTGTATGGTTGGTGCCGGGATTCCCCTGGGTTTTTTTTCTGGGTTACGGCTTCGTATATACGCCGATTCTTTCCTATGTTACGGCACGCATGGAGGGAATAGCCGGGCAGTTTGTCAGCCTGCCGCTGGTGCGTGAAGCCAGCTTTATTGCCGGAGCGAGATTTTTCGGCTATCAGGGAATCGAGATATGGTACGCCCCGATTCCAATCCATAATTATGGTGAAGCCACGGTACATTTCCGGGAGATCGAGCTGACCGGAACCAGTATCCGGGGGATCATAAAAGCCGAAATCGTCGTGTTCCCGGTAGTCATAGTGGCAAGCCTCCTCTTTTCCCAGTTCATCTGGCGGCTGGCCCCGATTCCGTCAGCCAGTTATCCCTATGCCCAGGAGCTGTGGCATCTTCAGGCGCTGAATACACTTCTGATGCAGACCTCAACCCTGGAGGGAAATTCCCTGTTTTTCCAGGCGTTAAACGGGGGGTATGTGATGATTGGTCTGTGTTTTGGCACGATTACCTATTTTATTCTGAATTTTTTCAGACTTCCGGTGCTGTTGATTTACGGTGTGGTCAGGGGCCTCGGGCAGAGCACACCTCACGGTATGATTCTGGAAGTCATCGGCGCATTGGCCGGCAGGTATTTTTTTCTGAAACGGTACGGGAAAATGTGGCGTCAGTACGCGCCGGTTTTGCTGGCCGGGTTTTCCTGCGGAATGGGGTTGACCGGGATGTTTGCTATGAGCTTTGCGCTGATCATTAAGTCTTTAAGCCGTATGGCATATTGA
- a CDS encoding peptide ABC transporter permease — translation MNSIAILSAMGDRSTGTPGCGKAADYIRNTFSGLGYDQTGTQLFSTPVVRHYGSTLSVPGSGEKIQIAAFRYNVITPETIPPPGMEGPLFYVGSGSLAEFNGKAVSGAVILMEMDSGKNWLHAASLGARALIYIDRGNVFREQFEEKVELSPVEFPCFWSSLEQIQQVFGDVQTAPDGRVSPLIRLTSNMRWEDVEAENVYCLIPGTDPKLDSEMMIVEAFYDSTAMVSGRSPGADEACSIATLLDLARTLKRNPPGRAVLLVATAGHAQTLAGMREMIWSISTPTRNMRELQKQLSAMVEKSRAVMISLQRVSIENLSEARSDALFAGAVSERIKTEVDEISRELMRLRLQNSDASNQQTIQQLARRRLLLRRMGWRSAFSDLSNEEQNEMRRLIPLVAADHQEIITDATGQLNHLKSARQFRARVVEREPVAVISLHLSSHGAGAGAFNRGWLYSLKSDINRVEAYSAINDMLLQAAAKVQQTTMPGNLFQDTLRPNRLRPWQSFFPDKPFMGGEVSALAGYVGLTLATVNDARQRWGTPDDRMDQVDDRNGIRQSALICALLKQLAESPVRVGDKLLRQGFASVTGRANFIRHGELFADQPAPGTILMCYQGRGRYYARVDAMGRFYLHGVADKKHVLDKVIIEGYRFDPVTGAVVWAIDKKQTGKDAYRIKMSRRFMETNLVMFACRQTTLFNLLEPRSFRYLTKIQLIDGRRDAPPARYWYSRIDTRASVVSSIYLESGSRLKMTLSDTMLTKKMILTHASERQPEGTGYRVDEWPCIHRTEFMVAQDMWVLLGPRIENLERHGVADEQIRQIQQEGQAALASARGYLAAMEYDRFFDSARRSWALASRVYDHVDATQKDVLLGVLFYIALFVPFAFSMERLMFSYADIHKRIIAFFAILLVLIAVIYHVHPAFELAYSPMVVILAFFIMGLSLVVTLIIFFRFEQEMMLLQRRAKHMRAEEISRWKAFAAAFFLGVSNLSRRRLRTVLTCMTLIILTFTIMSFTSVKSVRRHSRILFQNQSPYHGLLLKRVGWNDLPVESLDILADSFEGRAVALPRVWMENEDRTQPVRVPVRFQDRVFEGRGLVGLSYREMLLAGRDRMLTGGRWFNEHDRNAILLPERMARYLGIDPAGPGGVRVYLWGKAFEVVGTFSDNAYDQWLDLDGEPLTPVTFPGELSMEMTEVEQEAMESGEDVSAFQSRYQHLPADQTIIIPCQTLLTMGGNFKSLAVYPDKGASISQMARQLIDRFGLTLFAGQPDGTFVYNVSDTLSYSGMPNIVIPLLISILIVLNTMVGSVYERKREIAVYTSVGLAPSHVSFLFVAEAMAFAVISVVFGYILAQTTAVMFSGTSLWKGITVNYSSLTGVAAMMLVFLVVLVSVLYPSRVASRIAIPDVNRGWALPEPVGNVLEVTLPFLMKYGENRSIGAYVFVYFNEHQNVSHGMFSTGDLAYDFACPVSSPVFSKDAREQFSVSEAIACDQACFLFHANVWLAPFDFGIMQRVELSFCPSAEDSGFLEIKVKMIRLSGEVNAWKRINRTFLHQLRKQLLVWRSLDREVQQHYESLLDRAEEQKIRD, via the coding sequence ATGAATTCTATTGCCATCCTGTCAGCCATGGGGGATCGGAGTACCGGCACGCCGGGATGCGGCAAAGCTGCTGACTATATCCGGAACACCTTTTCGGGTCTCGGGTATGATCAGACCGGGACCCAGTTGTTTTCCACTCCGGTAGTCCGTCATTACGGCAGCACTTTATCGGTTCCGGGCAGCGGGGAAAAAATACAGATCGCCGCATTCCGGTACAATGTGATTACCCCGGAAACCATACCCCCGCCGGGGATGGAAGGGCCGCTGTTTTATGTGGGGTCCGGATCACTGGCCGAATTTAACGGCAAGGCGGTTTCAGGCGCCGTGATACTGATGGAGATGGATTCGGGGAAAAACTGGCTGCATGCGGCCAGCCTCGGCGCCAGGGCATTGATTTATATTGACAGGGGAAATGTATTTCGGGAGCAGTTTGAAGAAAAAGTCGAACTTTCGCCAGTTGAATTCCCCTGTTTCTGGAGTAGCCTCGAGCAGATACAACAGGTGTTCGGTGACGTTCAAACGGCTCCCGACGGCCGGGTTTCACCGCTGATCCGGTTGACCAGTAACATGCGATGGGAGGATGTGGAGGCGGAAAATGTGTATTGCCTCATTCCCGGTACGGATCCGAAGCTGGACAGCGAGATGATGATCGTGGAGGCTTTTTATGACAGTACCGCCATGGTTTCGGGCCGTTCGCCGGGCGCGGATGAAGCCTGCAGCATTGCCACGCTGCTGGATCTGGCCCGCACCCTGAAGCGTAATCCTCCGGGTCGTGCCGTGTTGTTGGTGGCGACCGCTGGTCATGCACAGACCCTGGCCGGGATGCGTGAAATGATATGGAGTATTTCAACCCCCACCAGGAATATGCGGGAGCTCCAGAAACAGCTCAGTGCGATGGTTGAAAAAAGTCGGGCGGTGATGATCTCGCTTCAGCGGGTTTCGATAGAGAACCTGTCCGAAGCCAGGTCAGATGCCCTGTTTGCAGGGGCGGTATCCGAGCGAATAAAAACAGAGGTCGATGAGATATCAAGGGAGCTCATGCGGCTTCGACTTCAGAATTCAGATGCCTCGAACCAGCAAACTATACAGCAGCTGGCTCGCCGGAGGCTTCTGCTCAGACGGATGGGGTGGCGCTCGGCATTTTCAGATCTTTCCAATGAAGAACAAAATGAAATGCGCCGGCTGATTCCTCTGGTTGCGGCAGATCATCAGGAGATCATCACCGATGCCACAGGCCAGCTGAATCATCTGAAAAGCGCCCGGCAGTTCAGGGCACGGGTCGTAGAACGTGAGCCGGTCGCCGTGATATCGCTTCACCTTTCCAGCCATGGGGCGGGGGCAGGTGCGTTTAACCGGGGCTGGCTTTATTCATTAAAATCCGACATCAACCGGGTCGAGGCCTACAGCGCTATCAATGACATGCTGCTTCAGGCGGCCGCAAAGGTTCAGCAGACGACCATGCCGGGGAATCTGTTTCAGGATACGCTTCGTCCAAACCGTCTCCGGCCGTGGCAGAGTTTTTTCCCGGATAAGCCCTTTATGGGCGGAGAAGTCAGCGCGCTGGCCGGGTATGTGGGTTTGACGCTGGCCACCGTAAATGATGCCAGACAGCGATGGGGAACGCCTGATGACCGGATGGATCAGGTCGATGACCGCAATGGCATCCGGCAAAGCGCGCTGATATGCGCTTTGTTGAAACAGCTGGCCGAGTCGCCCGTGCGGGTGGGGGATAAGCTTCTCAGACAGGGATTTGCCTCTGTGACCGGGCGGGCCAATTTTATCCGGCACGGTGAGCTGTTTGCCGATCAGCCGGCGCCGGGTACCATCCTGATGTGTTACCAGGGCCGGGGCAGATATTATGCCCGGGTGGATGCGATGGGCAGATTTTATCTGCATGGTGTTGCTGATAAAAAACATGTGCTGGACAAGGTCATCATCGAGGGATACCGGTTTGATCCGGTAACCGGTGCGGTCGTGTGGGCGATCGATAAGAAACAAACCGGTAAAGACGCTTATCGCATCAAAATGAGCCGTCGGTTCATGGAAACCAATCTGGTGATGTTTGCCTGCAGACAGACCACTCTGTTCAATCTGCTCGAGCCCCGCAGTTTCAGATATCTGACAAAGATTCAGCTCATTGACGGGCGACGCGACGCCCCTCCCGCGCGGTACTGGTACAGCCGGATCGATACCCGCGCCTCGGTTGTTTCATCGATTTATCTGGAAAGCGGCAGCCGGCTCAAAATGACACTGTCTGATACGATGCTGACCAAAAAGATGATTCTGACCCATGCTTCGGAACGTCAACCGGAGGGCACCGGTTATCGGGTCGATGAGTGGCCCTGCATTCACCGGACCGAGTTTATGGTGGCGCAGGACATGTGGGTGCTGCTGGGTCCGCGGATTGAAAACCTTGAACGCCATGGGGTCGCCGATGAGCAAATCCGTCAGATCCAGCAGGAGGGCCAGGCCGCGTTAGCCAGCGCCCGCGGGTATTTAGCTGCTATGGAATATGACCGGTTTTTTGATTCGGCCCGCCGGTCATGGGCCCTGGCCAGCCGGGTCTATGATCATGTGGATGCCACCCAGAAAGATGTGTTGCTGGGGGTGCTGTTTTACATTGCTTTGTTTGTGCCATTTGCATTCAGTATGGAGCGGCTGATGTTTTCATATGCCGATATTCATAAACGCATTATCGCGTTTTTTGCGATTCTGCTTGTTCTGATCGCGGTGATATATCACGTCCATCCGGCATTTGAGCTGGCCTACAGTCCGATGGTGGTTATTCTGGCGTTTTTTATCATGGGACTGTCGCTGGTCGTGACGCTGATTATTTTTTTCCGGTTTGAACAGGAGATGATGCTGCTTCAGCGCCGGGCAAAGCATATGAGAGCCGAAGAGATCAGTCGCTGGAAAGCGTTTGCCGCGGCATTCTTTCTCGGGGTGAGCAATCTGAGTCGACGACGCCTCAGGACGGTGCTGACCTGCATGACCCTGATTATTCTGACCTTTACCATCATGAGCTTTACGTCGGTCAAGTCTGTCCGGCGTCACTCACGAATTTTATTCCAGAATCAATCACCGTATCATGGGCTGCTGTTGAAACGAGTCGGTTGGAATGACCTGCCGGTTGAGTCTCTGGATATTCTGGCGGATAGTTTTGAAGGCAGGGCTGTGGCATTGCCAAGGGTCTGGATGGAAAATGAGGACCGAACCCAGCCGGTGAGAGTGCCGGTCCGGTTTCAGGACCGGGTGTTTGAGGGCAGGGGACTGGTGGGCCTGTCGTACCGGGAAATGCTTCTGGCCGGCAGAGACCGGATGCTGACCGGAGGCCGCTGGTTCAATGAACACGACCGGAACGCGATTCTCCTGCCCGAGCGGATGGCCCGATATCTTGGAATCGATCCGGCAGGGCCCGGAGGCGTCCGGGTGTATCTCTGGGGGAAAGCGTTTGAGGTGGTGGGCACCTTTTCAGACAATGCGTATGATCAGTGGCTGGATCTTGACGGGGAACCGCTCACCCCGGTTACCTTCCCGGGCGAACTGTCCATGGAAATGACCGAGGTGGAGCAGGAAGCCATGGAATCCGGCGAGGATGTCAGTGCGTTTCAAAGCCGTTACCAGCACCTGCCCGCGGATCAAACCATTATCATTCCCTGTCAGACATTGTTGACCATGGGGGGAAATTTTAAATCTCTGGCGGTTTATCCGGATAAGGGCGCGTCTATTTCGCAAATGGCCCGGCAGCTGATAGACCGGTTCGGACTGACGCTGTTTGCAGGGCAGCCGGATGGCACCTTTGTCTATAATGTCAGCGATACATTGAGTTACAGCGGCATGCCCAATATTGTCATCCCGCTTCTGATTTCCATCCTGATCGTTCTCAATACCATGGTCGGCAGCGTGTATGAACGCAAGCGGGAGATCGCCGTGTACACATCGGTCGGACTGGCGCCGTCGCATGTATCGTTTCTGTTTGTTGCAGAAGCCATGGCGTTTGCAGTCATCAGCGTAGTCTTCGGCTATATCCTCGCCCAGACGACCGCCGTGATGTTTTCCGGAACGTCTTTGTGGAAAGGGATTACCGTCAATTACTCTTCACTCACGGGTGTGGCGGCTATGATGCTGGTTTTTCTGGTGGTACTGGTATCGGTTCTGTACCCGTCCAGGGTGGCGTCCCGGATTGCGATTCCGGATGTCAACCGGGGATGGGCACTGCCTGAACCCGTTGGTAATGTGCTTGAGGTCACCCTGCCCTTTTTGATGAAATACGGTGAAAACCGAAGTATCGGCGCTTATGTGTTCGTGTATTTTAACGAACATCAGAATGTTTCACATGGAATGTTTTCGACCGGAGATCTGGCCTATGACTTTGCCTGTCCGGTTTCTTCGCCGGTTTTTTCGAAGGACGCGCGGGAACAGTTTTCGGTTTCGGAGGCCATTGCCTGCGATCAAGCGTGTTTTTTATTTCATGCCAACGTCTGGCTGGCTCCGTTTGATTTCGGGATCATGCAACGGGTTGAGCTGTCGTTTTGTCCGTCTGCGGAAGATTCCGGATTTCTGGAAATAAAGGTTAAAATGATAAGACTTTCGGGGGAGGTCAACGCCTGGAAACGGATCAACAGAACGTTTCTTCATCAACTGCGCAAACAGCTTCTGGTCTGGCGATCTCTGGACAGGGAGGTGCAGCAGCATTATGAGTCACTGCTTGACAGAGCGGAGGAGCAGAAAATCCGCGACTGA